One genomic region from Streptomyces venezuelae encodes:
- a CDS encoding HPr family phosphocarrier protein codes for MAERRVNVGWAEGLHARPASIFVRAATASGVPVTIAKSDGTPVNAASMLAVLGLGAQGGEEIVLASEADGAEAALDRLAKLVAEGLDELPETV; via the coding sequence ATGGCTGAGCGCCGCGTCAACGTCGGCTGGGCCGAGGGCCTCCACGCCCGCCCCGCGTCCATCTTCGTCCGTGCCGCCACGGCTTCCGGCGTTCCGGTGACGATCGCCAAGTCCGACGGCACCCCCGTGAACGCCGCCTCGATGCTCGCGGTGCTCGGCCTGGGCGCGCAGGGCGGCGAGGAGATCGTCCTGGCCTCGGAGGCCGACGGCGCCGAGGCCGCGCTCGACCGTCTCGCGAAGCTGGTGGCCGAGGGCCTCGACGAGCTCCCCGAGACCGTCTGA